GCCGCGCAGGTACTCGCGCCAGGTGGTGTGAAACAGAATGATGAGCGCGCCGCACGTCACCCATGTCACCAGCAACGGTGACGTCCACCAGCGCCGGCGCCGGCGATCGAGCCAGCGGGCGAAGCCGTAAACGCCGAGCGTCGCCGCCGCCCAGAAAACAGGACCGGCCCAGTCATGCATGGTCGCGCCCCATTTTGCGGCGCAGGCTCAGCTCCACGACGGCCGCCGTGCCGGACATGACCAGCAGTGTGCCTGCCATGACGATGCCGAGCAGCTTGAGCCCGGTGAGGCTGAACAAATCGGGGTGATCCACCAAGGCGAGCATCGCGGGGACAAAAAACAGCATCAGATGATCGAGCAACCCGCTCGCGCCGCGCCGCACCCAGGCATGCGAAAAACGCCCGCTGGCGAGCAGCACCAGCAGCAGCCCGAGCCCGACAATCGCCCCCGGCACCGGCACGCCGAGCACGCGGACGGCCCGGTCGCACAGCCACCAGAGCATGAACAACCCGGCGGCCTGCACCCAGCGGTTGCGCCGGACGAAAATGCGGAAACGTCTGAACCCTGTCGTTGTCTGCCAGCGTGCGATCATGGCGGAAAGGATAACATGTCCGGGGCCATAGCCTAAATGAATTGATGGAATCCTTATTATTCCATAAAGGAATGAGTTTATGGAACTGAGAAACCTGCGCGCCTTTGTCGAAGTGATCCGCCGGGGCGGTTTTTCCGCCGCCGCCGCGACCCTCAACGCCACGCAGCCGACGGTGAGCAAGGCGATCCGGCAACTGGAGCACGATTGCGGGGCGGAACTGGTGGATCGGCGGGCCTCGCCGCCGCGGCTCACCGATGCCGGCGAGGTGGTCTACCGGCGGGCGGCTGCGATGCTGGCCGAGCGCGAAAGCCTGCTGGTGGAAATGGACGAGCTTCGCGGCGTGCGACGCGGGCGGCTGCGGCTCGGGTTGCCGCCGCTCGGCATCAGCGAGGTGTTCGCGCCGCTGGTGGCGGCGTACCGGCGCGCGTTTCCGGGCGTGGAGATCGAGTTGCTCGAAGGGGGCAGCCGGCGGCTGGAGGCGGCGGTGCGGTCAGGCGAGGTCGAGCTGGGCGCGACGCTGCGCCCGGTCCCGGACGAGTTTGGCTGGCAGCCGGTTTGCGACGAGCCGCTGGTGGCGCTGCTGCCCGAGACGCACGCGCTGGCCGGACGCAAACGGGTAAAACTGGCCGAACTGGCGACAAGCCCGTTCGTACTGTTCGAAGGGCACTTCGTGCTCAACTCGCTGATCGCCGAGGCGTGCGCGCGGCGCGGATTCACGCCGCCGGCCACGGCGCGGGGCAGCCAGCCGGATTTCGTAAGCGCGCTGGTGGCGGCCGGGCTCGGAGTGGCGTTGCTGCCGCGACTGGTGGCCGCGTCACGCACGCTGCCATCGGTGCGGGTGGCGCTGCTCGACGAGACGGACTTGCGCTGGCAGCTCGACATGATCTGGCGACGCGACGCGACGCTCTCGACGGCGGCGCGAAGCTGGCTGGAGTTGCTGGGCAAGCGGAAGAAATGAAGGACCGCGGCGGGACGCTCGCGAGATTGCAGGCGGCGCGGTGCGCCGGTCTTCGCGGCCTGATGCGAGCTCAGTCCCTGCAATTGGCCGGCGTCAGGAAAAACGGGACAGGTAGCGCTCGGCCAGCGCGGCCGTGCCTTCGGCGAAGCCGGGGGCGACGGATTGCGCCTGGGCGGTGTCGGCATGGGAGCCGATCCACGCCAGCAGCAGCAGGCGCCGCATCATCATGAACGTGTCGATCGCGGCGAGCTCGGGCTTCGAAAGCGCGCGGACTTTGGCGTAACCGCGCAGCCAGGCGTCGATCAGCGCGGGGACATCGGAATGCGTTTCGATGAAGCTGAGCGCCGCGGCGAGGTCGTAGATGAACCACGAATAACCGCAGTCGTCGAAGTCGATGGCGGCGACAGTGTCGCCCTTCACCAGCAGGTTGGCGGCGCGCAGGTCGGCGTGGATGAGGCCGAAGCGGTTTTTGGAAAAACCGACGGCGTCGGAGCGGCGGCGGAGCACGGGCAGGACGCGGCTCAGGTGGCGCTGGATGGCGGGAGTGACGCCGGTGCCCTTCTGCCACCGGCCCCAGTGTCCGCCGGGGCCGAGCATGGTGTCGAAATCCCAGCGGAAGCGGCGCATGGGGCGCGACGGTTTCCACGCGACGACATGCGCGTGGAGCCG
This genomic stretch from Termitidicoccus mucosus harbors:
- a CDS encoding phosphotransferase enzyme family protein, which translates into the protein MPALTLERRPASTRRRAVPPPAAAPAPSFAALPVAEQLARVEQLARQALPLYGLPSSSEIRLLNYSENATWLIRPPAGPARVLRINRPGYHPRANIASELEWVLAIRRDTPIVTAEPIAALDGEFIQHIWHPGVPEPRNCVLFTFVEGAEPDEGNRLASFELLGEVTARLHAHVVAWKPSRPMRRFRWDFDTMLGPGGHWGRWQKGTGVTPAIQRHLSRVLPVLRRRSDAVGFSKNRFGLIHADLRAANLLVKGDTVAAIDFDDCGYSWFIYDLAAALSFIETHSDVPALIDAWLRGYAKVRALSKPELAAIDTFMMMRRLLLLAWIGSHADTAQAQSVAPGFAEGTAALAERYLSRFS
- a CDS encoding LysR family transcriptional regulator codes for the protein MELRNLRAFVEVIRRGGFSAAAATLNATQPTVSKAIRQLEHDCGAELVDRRASPPRLTDAGEVVYRRAAAMLAERESLLVEMDELRGVRRGRLRLGLPPLGISEVFAPLVAAYRRAFPGVEIELLEGGSRRLEAAVRSGEVELGATLRPVPDEFGWQPVCDEPLVALLPETHALAGRKRVKLAELATSPFVLFEGHFVLNSLIAEACARRGFTPPATARGSQPDFVSALVAAGLGVALLPRLVAASRTLPSVRVALLDETDLRWQLDMIWRRDATLSTAARSWLELLGKRKK
- a CDS encoding CidA/LrgA family protein is translated as MIARWQTTTGFRRFRIFVRRNRWVQAAGLFMLWWLCDRAVRVLGVPVPGAIVGLGLLLVLLASGRFSHAWVRRGASGLLDHLMLFFVPAMLALVDHPDLFSLTGLKLLGIVMAGTLLVMSGTAAVVELSLRRKMGRDHA